One Pyrus communis chromosome 4, drPyrComm1.1, whole genome shotgun sequence genomic region harbors:
- the LOC137731771 gene encoding uncharacterized protein isoform X1 translates to MGWKLWWWWWWWLTAAAVEVAAESAHHHLVTRIGFGSCANQGAPQPIWNAIIDFDPQVFIWLGDNIYGDIRRPFKIFGKERTIGPWRNSPRFIPSSEQEMKSRYGKAKSNPGYSRLRKNTKVIGTWDDHDYGLNDAGKEFSRKVTNQRLLLDFLGEPQDSPRRKQDGVYASYTLGPIGRLVKQLKLPQVILLDTRYHRDPLRSDGTILGSSQWEWLEKELNSSPTSVTIIGSSIQVISNLSATTGPLFYMESWGRFPKERDRLFKLIEDSKRDGTFFISGDVHFGEITRYDCATGYPLYDVTASGITQAVEKVVPQPLHLLVRFLAWLTPTTMRVIDHNCRYRSCTYGLPNFGAVEIDWNATPVTLKIEVRDVNGNPVVGVATSLSELQARNFNSSITKKTREHQRHCSLEVSLPWIVRYRLAILASCAIAILVIALIGGVWAAILACRRCGRGLKRKCD, encoded by the exons ATGGGTTGgaagttgtggtggtggtggtggtggtggttgacaGCGGCGGCGGTTGAAGTGGCGGCTGAGTCTGCGCATCACCACCTGGTTACTCGTATTGGCTTTGGATCATGCGCCAACCAGGGAGCTCCTCAG CCCATCTGGAATGCAATAATCGATTTTGATCCCCAAGTTTTCATTTGGCTTGGTGATAACATCTATGGAGACATTAGGCGTCCTTTTAAAATATTTGGAAAGGAAAGAACAATTGGTCCATGGAGGAATTCCCCTAGATTTATTCCTTCTTCTGAGCAAGAAATGAAGTCCAGATATGGGAAAGCCAAGTCTAACCCTGGCTATTCTCGTCTTCGAAAGAATACTAAG GTAATTGGCACATGGGATGACCACGATTATGGACTAAATGATGCAGGAAAGGAATTTAGCAGGAAAGTAACTAATCAAAGGCTTCTCCTTGATTTCTTGGGTGAACCTCAAGATAGTCCACG GCGTAAGCAAGACGGAGTTTATGCATCTTATACACTTGGACCCATTGGTAGACTAGTAAAG CAACTGAAACTTCCTCAGGTTATACTATTAGATACTAGATATCATAGAGACCCATTACGTAGTGATGGAACTATTTTGGGGAGTTCACAGTGGGAATGGTTAGAAAAGGAGCTGAACAGTTCTCCAACATCAGTTACCATTATTGGATCTTCTATACAG GTAATATCAAATCTTTCGGCAACCACTGGGCCATTGTTTTACATGGAATCTTGGGGACGTTTTCCAAAGGAGAGAGATCGGCTATTTAAATTGATAGAAGATAGTAAG aGGGATGGAACGTTTTTCATAAGTGGAGATGTTCACTTTGGAGAAATTACACGTTATGATTGCGCAACTGGGTATCCATTGTATGATGTTACTGCAAGTGGGATTACCCAAGCAGTTGAGAAGGTAGTCCCACAGCCGTTGCACTTGTTAGTGAGATTTTTGGCATGGTTAACTCCTACCACTATGAGAGTCATAGACCACAACTGCAGATATAGGTCGTGCACATATG gtCTGCCTAATTTTGGAGCAGTTGAGATAGACTGGAATGCCACTCCTGTGACATTGAAAATTGAAGTGAGGGATGTGAACGGAAATCCAGTGGTAGGTGTAGCCACATCGCTATCGGAATTGCAGGCAAGAAATTTCAACTCTTCGATCACCAAGAAAACAAGAGAGCATCAAAGGCACTGCTCTCTGGAAGTCAGTCTACCATGGATTGTCAGATACCGCCTGGCTATTTTAGCTTCTTGTGCTATAGCTA TTTTGGTAATTGCTTTGATAGGAGGAGTTTGGGCTGCCATTTTAGCGTGCAGAAGATGCGGCCGCGGCCTCAAAAGGAAGTGTGATTGA
- the LOC137731771 gene encoding uncharacterized protein isoform X2, with product MGWKLWWWWWWWLTAAAVEVAAESAHHHLVTRIGFGSCANQGAPQPIWNAIIDFDPQVFIWLGDNIYGDIRRPFKIFGKERTIGPWRNSPRFIPSSEQEMKSRYGKAKSNPGYSRLRKNTKVIGTWDDHDYGLNDAGKEFSRKVTNQRLLLDFLGEPQDSPRRKQDGVYASYTLGPIGRLVKVILLDTRYHRDPLRSDGTILGSSQWEWLEKELNSSPTSVTIIGSSIQVISNLSATTGPLFYMESWGRFPKERDRLFKLIEDSKRDGTFFISGDVHFGEITRYDCATGYPLYDVTASGITQAVEKVVPQPLHLLVRFLAWLTPTTMRVIDHNCRYRSCTYGLPNFGAVEIDWNATPVTLKIEVRDVNGNPVVGVATSLSELQARNFNSSITKKTREHQRHCSLEVSLPWIVRYRLAILASCAIAILVIALIGGVWAAILACRRCGRGLKRKCD from the exons ATGGGTTGgaagttgtggtggtggtggtggtggtggttgacaGCGGCGGCGGTTGAAGTGGCGGCTGAGTCTGCGCATCACCACCTGGTTACTCGTATTGGCTTTGGATCATGCGCCAACCAGGGAGCTCCTCAG CCCATCTGGAATGCAATAATCGATTTTGATCCCCAAGTTTTCATTTGGCTTGGTGATAACATCTATGGAGACATTAGGCGTCCTTTTAAAATATTTGGAAAGGAAAGAACAATTGGTCCATGGAGGAATTCCCCTAGATTTATTCCTTCTTCTGAGCAAGAAATGAAGTCCAGATATGGGAAAGCCAAGTCTAACCCTGGCTATTCTCGTCTTCGAAAGAATACTAAG GTAATTGGCACATGGGATGACCACGATTATGGACTAAATGATGCAGGAAAGGAATTTAGCAGGAAAGTAACTAATCAAAGGCTTCTCCTTGATTTCTTGGGTGAACCTCAAGATAGTCCACG GCGTAAGCAAGACGGAGTTTATGCATCTTATACACTTGGACCCATTGGTAGACTAGTAAAG GTTATACTATTAGATACTAGATATCATAGAGACCCATTACGTAGTGATGGAACTATTTTGGGGAGTTCACAGTGGGAATGGTTAGAAAAGGAGCTGAACAGTTCTCCAACATCAGTTACCATTATTGGATCTTCTATACAG GTAATATCAAATCTTTCGGCAACCACTGGGCCATTGTTTTACATGGAATCTTGGGGACGTTTTCCAAAGGAGAGAGATCGGCTATTTAAATTGATAGAAGATAGTAAG aGGGATGGAACGTTTTTCATAAGTGGAGATGTTCACTTTGGAGAAATTACACGTTATGATTGCGCAACTGGGTATCCATTGTATGATGTTACTGCAAGTGGGATTACCCAAGCAGTTGAGAAGGTAGTCCCACAGCCGTTGCACTTGTTAGTGAGATTTTTGGCATGGTTAACTCCTACCACTATGAGAGTCATAGACCACAACTGCAGATATAGGTCGTGCACATATG gtCTGCCTAATTTTGGAGCAGTTGAGATAGACTGGAATGCCACTCCTGTGACATTGAAAATTGAAGTGAGGGATGTGAACGGAAATCCAGTGGTAGGTGTAGCCACATCGCTATCGGAATTGCAGGCAAGAAATTTCAACTCTTCGATCACCAAGAAAACAAGAGAGCATCAAAGGCACTGCTCTCTGGAAGTCAGTCTACCATGGATTGTCAGATACCGCCTGGCTATTTTAGCTTCTTGTGCTATAGCTA TTTTGGTAATTGCTTTGATAGGAGGAGTTTGGGCTGCCATTTTAGCGTGCAGAAGATGCGGCCGCGGCCTCAAAAGGAAGTGTGATTGA
- the LOC137731772 gene encoding UPF0047 protein C4A8.02c-like isoform X2, which yields MQMQRSLSASLSPSRRGRGTAVDSLPMAAAGGPKWAQKTITLPPFKRGCHLITPKIVKEIGEDLSDFKCGLAHLFLQHTSASLTINENYDSDVRHDAETFLNTIVPEGTSAPWKHTLEGPDDMPAHIKSSMFGCTLTVPITNGKLNMGTWQE from the exons ATGCAAATGCAACGCTCACTCAGTGCGAGTCTGAGTCCGAGTAGAAGAGGCAGAGGCACCGCTGTCGATTCACTTCCAATGGCAGCCGCCGGTGGTCCTAAGTGGGCCCAGAAGACCATAACTCTGCCTCCCTTCAAGAGGGGTTGTCATCTCATCACCCCTAAG ATAGTGAAGGAAATTGGGGAGGACTTGTCAGACTTCAAGTGTGGCCTTGCCCATCTCTTCT TGCAGCACACAAGTGCTTCTCTTACTATCAATGAGAATTATGACTCTGATGTTCGTCACGATGCAGAGACATTCCTCAATACCATTGTTCCTGAG GGGACCTCTGCACCATGGAAGCATACCCTTGAAG GCCCAGATGACATGCCAGCACATATTAAATCATCAATGTTTGGCTGCACACTGAC GGTTCCAATTACAAATGGAAAACTCAACATGGGAACATGGCAG GAATAG
- the LOC137731772 gene encoding uncharacterized protein isoform X1, whose protein sequence is MQMQRSLSASLSPSRRGRGTAVDSLPMAAAGGPKWAQKTITLPPFKRGCHLITPKIVKEIGEDLSDFKCGLAHLFLQHTSASLTINENYDSDVRHDAETFLNTIVPEGTSAPWKHTLEGPDDMPAHIKSSMFGCTLTVPITNGKLNMGTWQGIWLCEHRDHSTARKVVVTLNGI, encoded by the exons ATGCAAATGCAACGCTCACTCAGTGCGAGTCTGAGTCCGAGTAGAAGAGGCAGAGGCACCGCTGTCGATTCACTTCCAATGGCAGCCGCCGGTGGTCCTAAGTGGGCCCAGAAGACCATAACTCTGCCTCCCTTCAAGAGGGGTTGTCATCTCATCACCCCTAAG ATAGTGAAGGAAATTGGGGAGGACTTGTCAGACTTCAAGTGTGGCCTTGCCCATCTCTTCT TGCAGCACACAAGTGCTTCTCTTACTATCAATGAGAATTATGACTCTGATGTTCGTCACGATGCAGAGACATTCCTCAATACCATTGTTCCTGAG GGGACCTCTGCACCATGGAAGCATACCCTTGAAG GCCCAGATGACATGCCAGCACATATTAAATCATCAATGTTTGGCTGCACACTGAC GGTTCCAATTACAAATGGAAAACTCAACATGGGAACATGGCAG GGAATATGGTTGTGTGAGCATCGTGACCATTCTACAGCACGGAAAGTTGTGGTTACCCTGAATGGAATATGA
- the LOC137731771 gene encoding uncharacterized protein isoform X3: MGWKLWWWWWWWLTAAAVEVAAESAHHHLVTRIGFGSCANQGAPQVIGTWDDHDYGLNDAGKEFSRKVTNQRLLLDFLGEPQDSPRRKQDGVYASYTLGPIGRLVKQLKLPQVILLDTRYHRDPLRSDGTILGSSQWEWLEKELNSSPTSVTIIGSSIQVISNLSATTGPLFYMESWGRFPKERDRLFKLIEDSKRDGTFFISGDVHFGEITRYDCATGYPLYDVTASGITQAVEKVVPQPLHLLVRFLAWLTPTTMRVIDHNCRYRSCTYGLPNFGAVEIDWNATPVTLKIEVRDVNGNPVVGVATSLSELQARNFNSSITKKTREHQRHCSLEVSLPWIVRYRLAILASCAIAILVIALIGGVWAAILACRRCGRGLKRKCD, from the exons ATGGGTTGgaagttgtggtggtggtggtggtggtggttgacaGCGGCGGCGGTTGAAGTGGCGGCTGAGTCTGCGCATCACCACCTGGTTACTCGTATTGGCTTTGGATCATGCGCCAACCAGGGAGCTCCTCAG GTAATTGGCACATGGGATGACCACGATTATGGACTAAATGATGCAGGAAAGGAATTTAGCAGGAAAGTAACTAATCAAAGGCTTCTCCTTGATTTCTTGGGTGAACCTCAAGATAGTCCACG GCGTAAGCAAGACGGAGTTTATGCATCTTATACACTTGGACCCATTGGTAGACTAGTAAAG CAACTGAAACTTCCTCAGGTTATACTATTAGATACTAGATATCATAGAGACCCATTACGTAGTGATGGAACTATTTTGGGGAGTTCACAGTGGGAATGGTTAGAAAAGGAGCTGAACAGTTCTCCAACATCAGTTACCATTATTGGATCTTCTATACAG GTAATATCAAATCTTTCGGCAACCACTGGGCCATTGTTTTACATGGAATCTTGGGGACGTTTTCCAAAGGAGAGAGATCGGCTATTTAAATTGATAGAAGATAGTAAG aGGGATGGAACGTTTTTCATAAGTGGAGATGTTCACTTTGGAGAAATTACACGTTATGATTGCGCAACTGGGTATCCATTGTATGATGTTACTGCAAGTGGGATTACCCAAGCAGTTGAGAAGGTAGTCCCACAGCCGTTGCACTTGTTAGTGAGATTTTTGGCATGGTTAACTCCTACCACTATGAGAGTCATAGACCACAACTGCAGATATAGGTCGTGCACATATG gtCTGCCTAATTTTGGAGCAGTTGAGATAGACTGGAATGCCACTCCTGTGACATTGAAAATTGAAGTGAGGGATGTGAACGGAAATCCAGTGGTAGGTGTAGCCACATCGCTATCGGAATTGCAGGCAAGAAATTTCAACTCTTCGATCACCAAGAAAACAAGAGAGCATCAAAGGCACTGCTCTCTGGAAGTCAGTCTACCATGGATTGTCAGATACCGCCTGGCTATTTTAGCTTCTTGTGCTATAGCTA TTTTGGTAATTGCTTTGATAGGAGGAGTTTGGGCTGCCATTTTAGCGTGCAGAAGATGCGGCCGCGGCCTCAAAAGGAAGTGTGATTGA